A window of the Triplophysa rosa linkage group LG23, Trosa_1v2, whole genome shotgun sequence genome harbors these coding sequences:
- the LOC130547344 gene encoding uncharacterized protein LOC130547344 isoform X2, producing MANVSDVSVPLCADEETIALQSELEAVEKQIQDLLEKQSRLRERKTALETSRADARKSASPGFENTVSPNELHSCTGTTTAKGASQDWSDDPTAATGLRDPDQEPLCRPLRDGMQRCGHRRLNRPERTCDPEGRC from the exons atggctaatgtttcagatgtgtctgtacctctgtgtgcagatgaggaaacgatcgcacttcagtcggaactggaggctgtggagaagcagatccaggatctactagagaagcagtcacggctgcgagaacgaaaaacggcgctggaaacatccagagccgacgctcgcaaatccgcg agcccaggcttcgagaacacggtcagcccaaatgaacttcactcctgcaccggcacaaccacggcgaaaggcgcgagccaggactggagcgatgacccaaccgccgccaccggtcttcgagatcccgaccaggaaccgctttgccgccctctgcgagacggaatgcaacgctgtggtcatcggagactcaatcgtccggaac gtacctgcgatcctgaaggacgatgctaa
- the cebp1 gene encoding CCAAT/enhancer binding protein (C/EBP) 1, which yields MSISDSPPSTSCIFTPQNPACTSSVSTLSLNSDSTGPPLNAMANQMPPMDGGFYGQSMGPQGLPKFPDPRNMEQMMGMGYLPFSSCLTSTNTEQAGQQGHTAQQDFSQFLLPPPAVTLRQSGQKRGIRKDSIEYRLRRERNNIAVRKSRDKARRRIHLTQQRALQLQDENHRLQLHIQRLSHEVDTLKHYLSQRHLQVKEQDMRGEDNC from the exons ATGTCCATCTCTGACAGCCCTCCGTCCACCAGCTGCATATTTACACCCCAAAATCCAGCCTGCACCTCTTCGGTCAGCACCCTGTCTCTAAACTCTGACTCCACCGGACCGCCACTCAACGCCATGGCCAATCAGATGCCTCCGATGGACGGAGGTTTCTACGGCCAGTCCATGGGTCCTCAAGGGCTTCCTAAATTTCCAGATCCCCGGAACATGGAGCAAATGATGGGTATGGGTTACCTGCCCTTCTCCTCCTGTCTGACCTCCAcaaacactgaacaagcaggACAGCAGGGTCACACCGCTCAACAG GATTTCTCTCAGTTTCTCCTGCCGCCTCCTGCAGTGACCCTCCGTCAGTCCGGACAGAAGCGAGGCATCCGTAAAGACAGCATTGAATATCGTCTTCGCAGAGAGCGCAACAACATCGCTGTGAGAAAGAGTCGCGATAAAGCGCGCCGCCGCATTCATTTGACCCAGCAGAGGGCGCTGCAGCTGCAAGACGAGAATCACCGACTGCAGCTGCACATCCAACGCCTTTCACACGAGGTGGACACGCTCAAACACTATCTGTCGCAGCGCCACCTACAGGTCAAAGAGCAGGACATGAGAGGAGAGGACAACTGTTGA
- the LOC130547344 gene encoding uncharacterized protein LOC130547344 isoform X1: protein MANVSDVSVPLCADEETIALQSELEAVEKQIQDLLEKQSRLRERKTALETSRADARKSAVSFHRDFNTPSTSTPRVSLHRAQASRTRSAQMNFTPAPAQPRRKARARTGAMTQPPPPVFEIPTRNRFAALCETECNAVVIGDSIVRNVPAILKDDANVGAVVLHAGVNDVRMRQSEILKRDFRSLIETVRNASPTARIIVSGPLPTYRRGNEKFSRLFALNKWLMSWCIEQKLLFVDNFDLFWERPRLFRPDGLHPSSIGAVLLSDNISKTLRTA from the exons atggctaatgtttcagatgtgtctgtacctctgtgtgcagatgaggaaacgatcgcacttcagtcggaactggaggctgtggagaagcagatccaggatctactagagaagcagtcacggctgcgagaacgaaaaacggcgctggaaacatccagagccgacgctcgcaaatccgcggtaagttttcatcgcgattttaatactccttccacttctactccgcgtgtttctctgcacagagcccaggcttcgagaacacggtcagcccaaatgaacttcactcctgcaccggcacaaccacggcgaaaggcgcgagccaggactggagcgatgacccaaccgccgccaccggtcttcgagatcccgaccaggaaccgctttgccgccctctgcgagacggaatgcaacgctgtggtcatcggagactcaatcgtccggaac gtacctgcgatcctgaaggacgatgctaacgtcggagctgtcgtgctgcacgcgggggtgaatgacgtcaggatgaggcagtcggagatcctgaagagggacttcaggagtctgatcgagacggtacgcaacgcatcgcccacggcgaggatcatcgtatcagggccgcttcctacctaccgacgagggaatgaaaagttcagtagactatttgctctaaataaatggttgatgtcatggtgtattgaacagaagctgctctttgttgataattttgatctgttctgggagcgacctaggctcttccgccctgacggcctgcaccccagcagcatcggagcggttcttctgtctgacaacatctcaaagacgctacgcaccgcttga